GCGGGACGGGGAGGCCGTCGGAACAAGGACGCATGTTGGTCTCAGCGGTATTTATTCAGGGGAGTATTATCATGCTAATCATATTCGCCCGTGATTGCATTCCCCTTGTCCGCTTAATTGTAAACGGCGATGAGCAGCCGGCGGTTATCTATTTGGCTTCAATCGCTTAGCGTTCAGCTGCGTTGCGCGCCGCGATCTGTTCCGATTATACTGAAACCCTTGTTTAAATTTCCTGAAACAAATCCGTTAAGTAGGGTATTCACCATGGCTAACGCAGATTCAGACAAGCAACCGGATGCCGTCTCATCCGTGATGAAAGTGTTCGGCATTTTGCAGGCGCTCGGCGATGAGCGCGAAATTGGCATTACCGAACTGTCCCAGCGGGTGATGATGTCCAAAAGCACCGTCTACCGTTTTCTGCAAACCATGAAATCGCTGGGCTACGTCTCGCAGGAAGGCGAGACGGAAAAGTATGCGCTGACGCTCAAGCTGTTCGAGCTGGGCGCAAAATCGCTGCAGAATGTCGATCTGATCCGCAGCGCCGACGTACAGATGCGAGAGCTGTCGAACCGCACCCGCGAAACCATCCACCTCGGTGCCCTGGACGAGGACGGCATCGTCTATATCCACAAGATTGACGCAATGTACAACCTGCGCATGTATTCGCGCATCGGCCGCCGCAACCCGCTGCACAGCACCGCCATCGGTAAAGTGCTGCTGGCCTGGCGCGATCGGGATGAGGTGGCGCAGATCCTGTCGCAGATTGAATTTACCCGCAGCACCGAGCATACCCTGACCAGCGCCGCCGAACTGTTGCCGGTGCTGGAGCGGGTGCGCGAGCAGGGATACGGCGAAGATGCCGAGGAGCAGGAGGCGGGGATCCGCTGCATCGCGGTGCCGGTCTTCGATCGGTTCGGGGTGGCGATCGCCGGGCTGAGCCTCTCTTTCCCGACGCTGCGTTTTTCCGACGCGGCGCGGGAGGAGTATGTGGCGCTGCTGCACGTCGCCGCCCGGCGCATCAGTGAACAGCAGGGCTATCACGACTACCCGTTCTAACCCTTCGCTTCGATGAACAAGGTGCGGCCATGGCAGCGCCTTGTTGCTATTTTGCGCCCGGCGTCAGCCGCTGCGCAATCCGCTCCAGCACTAACATCAGCAGCAGCGTGGCCGCCACCAGGATCATGGTCAGCGTCGCGCCGTTGGCGATGCTGCCCCGATCGGTCAGGCTGAAGATGGTGACCGGCAGCGTCGCCCAGCTCGGTGGGTAGATCATCATGGTCGCGCCCAGCTCACCCATCGACAGCGACAGGCTGAGGGCGAAGGCGGAGATCATATAGGGGGCGATCATTGGCAGCGTAACGTGGCGCAGGCGGAACAGCGGCGAAGCGCCCAGGCTGGCCGCGACGTTCTCGTAGTCGCTCGACAGCCGGGTAAGCCCGGCCATCACGTTGCCGAAGGTGAACGCGGAAATCAGCACGAAATGGGCGACGGGCACGATCAGGAAGGTGCCGTTCATCTGCAGTGGCCCCTGGCTGAACGCCACCAGCATGCCTAAACCGATCGACACCGAAGGCACCGCGCTGGGTATGAAGAACAGCGTGCTCAGCAGGCGCTGGCCGCGCCCCTGATGGTGGCGCAGCGCCAACGCTGCCCAGGTGCCGCACAGCAGCGCGAACAGGCTGGCGCTGAAACCGATAACCAGGCTGGAGAACAGCGCGTCCCAGGAGGCGCCACCGAAGGCCTGGCGAAAATGACTGAGGGTGAAGCCGCTCGGCAACACGCCGTTCCACTGTTCGCTCAGGCTGGACATCAGGATCACTGCCAACGGCAGGCAGAAGAACAGGGCGAACAACGTGACCGCCAACGTACAGGTCAGGGTGCGGCCGGTGCGGGACCAAATCAACATCGTCAGTTCCTCAGCCCGGCGCGCGCCGCGGCGTAGCGGTAAAGGGAGAATAGCCCGAGCGACAGCGAGATATTCACGACGGCGATCGTGCAGGCGATGGCGTAATCCGACTCCAGTATTGCTTTGGAGTAGACCATCATCGGCAGTGTGGTGACGCCCTTGGCGCCGATAAACAACACGATGCCGAATTCATTGGTGGTCAACAGCAGGCATAGACTGCCGCCGGCCAGCAAGGCCGGCAGCGCGGCCGGCAAAATCACCTGGCGCACCACACGCCCCGGCCGGGCGCCGAGAATGCTGGCGGCCTCGAGCTGGCTGCGATCGATCTGCGACAGCGCCGCCATCAGCGGGCGCATCACCAGTGGCGTAAACACGGTGATTTCCGCCAGGATCACGCCCCAGATGGAGTAAAGAAAGTCCACCGGCGGCAGGGTAAAACCGAAGGTTGCCATCAGCGTGCCGTTCAGCAAGCCGGCAGAGCCGTAGATAAAGGTGAAGGCCAAGGTGATCAGGAAGGTCGGCATGGCGATAAAGGTATCGATCACCCGGGCGATCAGCCTGCTGCCGGGGAACGGCGTGAACACCAGCAGCAGCGACAGCAGGGTACCGAGCACCAGGCAGCCCAGCGTTGCCAGCAGCGCAATCTGCAGCGTGTTGAGCAGGGCGCCGATAAAGCGTCGGGATTCGAACACCTGTTGCAGTGCGGCGGTGCTGAACAGCCCCTGCTCGTCGGTAAATGCCTGTTTGACGATCAGCGCCAGCGGGTAGAAAAACAGCGTCGCCAGCACCAGCAGCGGCAACAGGATCCACAGTCGGCGCGGCAGCCGCAGCCGCTGGGCCGGGCGAATAAGCGTAGAGTCGGTCATGTCAGTCCTCGATCAGTACCGCGTCGTCGGGGGCGAAATAGAGCGGCACGCGCTCGCCGAGCTGCGGCATCTGGCTGCGATGGGTGGTGACCACGCGCAGCGGATGGCCTTCCGCGTCGAACTGCAGGTGCGTCAACTCCCCCTGCCAGTGAATATCGCACAGCGTACCGATGATGCAGTTGCTGCGTTGGGCATCGGCATCGAGCGCAATATGCTGCGGCCGAATGCACAGCAATTTGTCGAAGCCGCGTTGTGCGCCGTAGGTGAAGCAGCCGATCACTTTGCCGGCGCAGCTGACGGTGGTCATGCCTTGCCCGGTGGTCGTCTCCAGCGCGGTGGCCGGCAGCAGGTTGGCGCGGCCGAGGAACTCGGCGGCGAAGCGGTTCGTTGGATGATGATACAGCGCGCGGGTCTCGCCGTGGGCGATCAGGTGGCCGTCGCGCATGATGCCGATCTTGTCCGCCAGCGTCAGTGCTTCGCCCTGATCGTGGGTGACGTACAGGATGGTCAAGTCAGGCAACTCACGGTGCAGGCGGGCGATCTCTTCCACCATGCTGTGGCGAATTTGCGCGTCCAGCGCCGACAGCGGCTCATCCAACAGCAGTACTTTGGGGCGCACCGCGATGGCGCGAGCGATCGCCACCCGCTGTTGTTGGCCGCCGGAGAGCTGGCTGGGATAGCGCTTGGCGTAGGCGGACATGCCGACGATGGCCAACGCCTCTTCGACGCGCTCGGCGGTCAGGCCGCGCGGCTTGCCCTGGGCGCGCAGGCCGAACGCCACATTGTCCTCGACGCGCATATGCGGAAACAGCGCGTAGTTCTGCACCACCATGCCCAGACCACGCTCATAGGGCGGCACGTCGGTGACATCGGCGTCACCGATGGTAATGCGACCTGCGGAGGGCTGCACGAATCCGGCGATCGCCCGCAGCACGGTGGTTTTACCCGAACCGGAGGGGCCAATCAGCGCCAGCACTTCGCCGGGGGCGATAGTCAGCGTCAGGGGTTTCAGCACTTCGGTGCCGCGATACGACACGCTGACGCGGTCGAGCTGAATACCCGATGGCCCGGCGATGTCTTGGCTGTTATCCCGCGCCTCGGCGCGGGAAGAGAGAATAGCAGGCATCGTCAGAGTCATTCGGTCACCTTGTGCCAACGGGAGATGTCGGCAGACAGACTGCTCACCACTTCATTCCAGTCCGGCGCCCAGATGTCCACGCCTTTCAGCGCTGCCTGCGACTGCTTGAAGTTATCGTCGGTCGGGGTCACGTCTTTACGCACCGGCATACCGTAGGAGATGGCGCTGACGCTGCTCTGCGCTTCTTTGCTCAGCAGGAAGTCGATCAGCTTTTTACCGTTGGCGCCTTGCGGTGCACCTTGCACCAGGCCGACATAGTAAGGCAGTACCAGCGTGCTGCGCTTGCCGTCCGGCCCGGCCGGCCAGAACACCTTCACGTTCGGGTTGCTGCGCATCTGCGCCAGGTTCATCTGCAGATCGCCGTTAGCCACCAACAGCTCGCCTTTATTGACCAGCGCAGTCAGCTTGCCGGTAGAAGCGGAAGGGCCGACGTTATTGCTTTGCAGCTTGCCGAGGTAGTCGAAACCGGCGTCTTTGCTACCGAAGCTGTGAAATGCCTGCAGCATCACCGCGGTGCCGTCACCCGCCTGGCCTGGCGTGGAGTACTGCAGCTTGTTGCGGAACTGCACATCCAGCAGCTGTTGATAGCTGGCGGGCGCTTGCGGCAACAGTTTGGCGTTATAGATGAAGCTCAGGTAGTTGTTCACCAGCGGCACGAACTGCGGCTGGGCGTCGGCTATCTGCGCGGCATCCTGCGGAGTGAAGTCCTGCAGCAGTTTTTCCGCGGCGGCGCGCTGGATGAATGGCGGCAGCGTGACCAGCACGTCGGCCTGCGGGTTGCTGCGTTCTTTCGACAGCCGCTCTACGATGGCGCCGGAGCCGCCTTCGACGTATTGCACCTTGATGCCGGTTGCCTGAGTGAAGGCGTCGAACTGGGTTTGATACCAGCTGTGATCGCCGTCGTGCAAACCATCGGCGGAGTAGACGGTCACCACCGCATCGGCGGCCCAGGCCGGCGCGGAGCCGAGTGCGATGGCGGTCATCACGACCAGACGAGAAAGTTTCATAGCTTCAGCCTCACTGTTGCGGGTTAATGCGAAACTGGTATACACCAGATATGCGGCCAAGCTAATGGGTGAATATGACAAACAAATGAAAGCGGCAAAATATATTTGCCGGCAACGGGGGATTGAGCGTGGGAGAGAAAGGTGGGGCGGCGGGCGCAGCCCCTGTCTTGCCGGGGGTTAAAGCGTATCGACTTCGATGCGCAGGCTGTCGTGGCGCCAGTATTCGATATCAAAATCGAGAATGCGGCCGTGCTGATCGTAATTCAAGCGGCGCAGCAATAAAGCGGGCAGGCCGACCATGGCGCCGAGCGCGTTGGCGGCGCGGTAAGGCAGAGCCGTCGGGTAGAACGACAGGTGCATGTTGCTGTAAATCAATGCGTAATGCTGTTGATAGACCTCGGTCAGGCTGCCGTTGAGATCGTGGCTGAGCAGTTCCGGCACCCGCTGCGGTAGGCAGTGGTTTTCGCAGTAGCAGATCGCGCGGCCGTCGGCGTAGCGCACGCGGCGCAGCAGATACACCTGATCGAACGGTTCGAGCGCCAGCGATTGCATGACGTCGAGCGGCACCGTGGTTTTCTCGCCGGACAACAGCGCAGTGCGCGGCGTTCGCCCCTGCTCCTGGCAGAGGCGGTGGAAGTTGGTGTTCTGCGTCGGATCCAACCACAGCCGTTCCGGCGTGACGAACCAGCCGCGGCGATCGGCGCGGTAGATGGCGCCGGTGGCCTCCAGCTGCGCCAGGCTCTCGCGAATGGTGACGCGAGTGGTGGAGAAAATGGCACACAGCTCGCGCTCCGAAGGCAGCTTGTCGCCCGCCTGCAGCGCGCCGCGGGTGATACGCGCCTGAAGCTGATCCTTTATCTGCAGATAGTGGGGCATATCGCCCTGATGTTCTTTCATTTCATCTCGCTATGGCATCGGCCCGACATTCCGGCACGCGCTTATTATACATAGCCAGATGAATTTTTTGTTTCACCGCGCTTTGTCGTTTGACCAGGGAAGGAATTTGCCGCCACAATGATTGCAATCTGGTATAGACCAAATAGGTGAATAACATGTCCGATCGTAAGTACCTGCTGTTGACCCCCGGCCCGTTGACCACGTCGAAGACGGTAAAAGAGGCGATGCTGTTCGACAGCTGCACCTGGGATGAAGATTACAACCTCGGCGTGGTGCAGCGCATCCGCCAACAGTTGGTGGCGCTGGCGACGCCGTCCGCCGGCTACACCTCGGTGTTACTGCAGGGCAGCGGCAGCTTTGCGGTGGAAGGCGTGCTGGGCACGGTCATCGGCCCGCAGGACAAGCTGTTGATCGTCAACAACGGTGCCTATGGGGCGCGGATGATCGAAATGGCACGGCTGATGGATATCGATCACCACGCTTTCGACTGCGGTGAGGTGAATGAGCCGGACGTGGCGGCGATGGAGGCGGTGCTGAAAAGTGATGCGCGCATCAGCCATATCGCCATGGTGCATTGCGAAACCACCACCGGCATGCTCAACCCGCTGCAGAAGGTCGCCGGCCTGGCGGCGCGCAATGGCAAGACCTTTATCGTCGACGCGATGAGCAGCTTCGGTGGCATCCCGCTGGATGTGGACGCGCTGGGCGTTGATTTTTTGATCAGCTCCGCTAACAAATGCATTCAGGGCGTGCCGGGCTTCGCTTTCGTCATCGCCCGCCGCAGCGAGCTGGAGAAATGCGCCGGGCGTTCACGCTCGCTGTCGCTGGATCTGTATGCCCAGTGGCGCTGTATGGAAGACCAGGCCGGCAAATGGCGCTTTACGTCGCCGACCCACACCGTGCTGGCCTTCGCGCAGGCGCTGAAAGAGCTGGAACACGAGGGCGGCATTGCTGCGCGCCACCGGCGCTATCAGACCAATCAGCGGCGGCTGGTGGCGGGCATGCGTGAACTGGGCTTTGAGACTCTGCTCGATGATGCGTTGCATTCGCCGATCATCACCGCGTTCTATTCGCCAAAGGCCGACACATACCGCTTTGCCGAATTTTATCAGCGCCTGAAGCAGCAAGGGTTTGTGATCTATCCCGGCAAAGTGTCGCAGAGCGACTGCTTTCGCATCGGCAACATCGGGGAAATTTACCCGCAAGATATCGAACGTTTGCTGGCGGCAGTCGGGCAGGCGATGTACTGGAATCAATAAGGATTGACCATGAAACAGATCAACGCAGTGATCCTCGACTGGGCCGGCACCACGGTGGATTTCGGCTCCTTTGCGCCGACGCAAATTTTCGTCGAGGCGTTCAAACAAACCTTCGATATCGACATCAGCCTGGCGGAGGCGCGCATTCCGATGGGGCTGGGCAAATGGCAGCACATCGAAGCGCTGGGCAAACTGCCGGCGGTTGATGCCCGCTGGCGGCAGAAGCTGGGCCGCTCGATGAGCCATCAGGACATCGACGCGCTGTATCAGGCGTTTATGCCGCTGCAAATCGCCAAAGTGATCGACTTCGCCGATCCCATCGAGGGCGTGCCGCAGGTGATTGCCGAGCTGCGCGAACAGGGCATTAAAATCGGCTCCTGCTCCGGTTATCCGCGTGCGGTGATGGAAGTGCTGGTGCCCGCCGCTG
The sequence above is drawn from the Serratia sp. FDAARGOS_506 genome and encodes:
- the kdgR gene encoding DNA-binding transcriptional regulator KdgR; protein product: MANADSDKQPDAVSSVMKVFGILQALGDEREIGITELSQRVMMSKSTVYRFLQTMKSLGYVSQEGETEKYALTLKLFELGAKSLQNVDLIRSADVQMRELSNRTRETIHLGALDEDGIVYIHKIDAMYNLRMYSRIGRRNPLHSTAIGKVLLAWRDRDEVAQILSQIEFTRSTEHTLTSAAELLPVLERVREQGYGEDAEEQEAGIRCIAVPVFDRFGVAIAGLSLSFPTLRFSDAAREEYVALLHVAARRISEQQGYHDYPF
- a CDS encoding ABC transporter permease, whose amino-acid sequence is MLIWSRTGRTLTCTLAVTLFALFFCLPLAVILMSSLSEQWNGVLPSGFTLSHFRQAFGGASWDALFSSLVIGFSASLFALLCGTWAALALRHHQGRGQRLLSTLFFIPSAVPSVSIGLGMLVAFSQGPLQMNGTFLIVPVAHFVLISAFTFGNVMAGLTRLSSDYENVAASLGASPLFRLRHVTLPMIAPYMISAFALSLSLSMGELGATMMIYPPSWATLPVTIFSLTDRGSIANGATLTMILVAATLLLMLVLERIAQRLTPGAK
- the phnU gene encoding 2-aminoethylphosphonate ABC transporter permease subunit encodes the protein MTDSTLIRPAQRLRLPRRLWILLPLLVLATLFFYPLALIVKQAFTDEQGLFSTAALQQVFESRRFIGALLNTLQIALLATLGCLVLGTLLSLLLVFTPFPGSRLIARVIDTFIAMPTFLITLAFTFIYGSAGLLNGTLMATFGFTLPPVDFLYSIWGVILAEITVFTPLVMRPLMAALSQIDRSQLEAASILGARPGRVVRQVILPAALPALLAGGSLCLLLTTNEFGIVLFIGAKGVTTLPMMVYSKAILESDYAIACTIAVVNISLSLGLFSLYRYAAARAGLRN
- the phnT gene encoding 2-aminoethylphosphonate ABC transport system ATP-binding subunit PhnT; translation: MPAILSSRAEARDNSQDIAGPSGIQLDRVSVSYRGTEVLKPLTLTIAPGEVLALIGPSGSGKTTVLRAIAGFVQPSAGRITIGDADVTDVPPYERGLGMVVQNYALFPHMRVEDNVAFGLRAQGKPRGLTAERVEEALAIVGMSAYAKRYPSQLSGGQQQRVAIARAIAVRPKVLLLDEPLSALDAQIRHSMVEEIARLHRELPDLTILYVTHDQGEALTLADKIGIMRDGHLIAHGETRALYHHPTNRFAAEFLGRANLLPATALETTTGQGMTTVSCAGKVIGCFTYGAQRGFDKLLCIRPQHIALDADAQRSNCIIGTLCDIHWQGELTHLQFDAEGHPLRVVTTHRSQMPQLGERVPLYFAPDDAVLIED
- a CDS encoding 2-aminoethylphosphonate ABC transporter substrate-binding protein codes for the protein MKLSRLVVMTAIALGSAPAWAADAVVTVYSADGLHDGDHSWYQTQFDAFTQATGIKVQYVEGGSGAIVERLSKERSNPQADVLVTLPPFIQRAAAEKLLQDFTPQDAAQIADAQPQFVPLVNNYLSFIYNAKLLPQAPASYQQLLDVQFRNKLQYSTPGQAGDGTAVMLQAFHSFGSKDAGFDYLGKLQSNNVGPSASTGKLTALVNKGELLVANGDLQMNLAQMRSNPNVKVFWPAGPDGKRSTLVLPYYVGLVQGAPQGANGKKLIDFLLSKEAQSSVSAISYGMPVRKDVTPTDDNFKQSQAALKGVDIWAPDWNEVVSSLSADISRWHKVTE
- the phnR gene encoding phosphonate utilization transcriptional regulator PhnR; this encodes MKEHQGDMPHYLQIKDQLQARITRGALQAGDKLPSERELCAIFSTTRVTIRESLAQLEATGAIYRADRRGWFVTPERLWLDPTQNTNFHRLCQEQGRTPRTALLSGEKTTVPLDVMQSLALEPFDQVYLLRRVRYADGRAICYCENHCLPQRVPELLSHDLNGSLTEVYQQHYALIYSNMHLSFYPTALPYRAANALGAMVGLPALLLRRLNYDQHGRILDFDIEYWRHDSLRIEVDTL
- the phnW gene encoding 2-aminoethylphosphonate--pyruvate transaminase — translated: MSDRKYLLLTPGPLTTSKTVKEAMLFDSCTWDEDYNLGVVQRIRQQLVALATPSAGYTSVLLQGSGSFAVEGVLGTVIGPQDKLLIVNNGAYGARMIEMARLMDIDHHAFDCGEVNEPDVAAMEAVLKSDARISHIAMVHCETTTGMLNPLQKVAGLAARNGKTFIVDAMSSFGGIPLDVDALGVDFLISSANKCIQGVPGFAFVIARRSELEKCAGRSRSLSLDLYAQWRCMEDQAGKWRFTSPTHTVLAFAQALKELEHEGGIAARHRRYQTNQRRLVAGMRELGFETLLDDALHSPIITAFYSPKADTYRFAEFYQRLKQQGFVIYPGKVSQSDCFRIGNIGEIYPQDIERLLAAVGQAMYWNQ
- the phnX gene encoding phosphonoacetaldehyde hydrolase; protein product: MKQINAVILDWAGTTVDFGSFAPTQIFVEAFKQTFDIDISLAEARIPMGLGKWQHIEALGKLPAVDARWRQKLGRSMSHQDIDALYQAFMPLQIAKVIDFADPIEGVPQVIAELREQGIKIGSCSGYPRAVMEVLVPAAAQRGYAPDYWVATDDLAAGGRPGPWMALQNVIALGIDAVAHCVKVDDAVPGITEGLNAGMWSVGLALSGNEFGATWQEYRQMPEGEIEQRRTAAADKLYAAGAHYVIDTLAQLPGVIADINRRLANGERP